Proteins encoded within one genomic window of Micromonospora halotolerans:
- a CDS encoding cell division protein CrgA, whose translation MPKSQVRKKKVYTPPTDVRPTATAATRKPSPVWLPITAVALIVVGIGWLVVYYLSEQAYPVASWGYWNLAVGFGAMVSSLILLSRWR comes from the coding sequence GTGCCCAAGTCTCAGGTCCGCAAGAAGAAGGTGTACACCCCGCCGACGGACGTGCGTCCGACGGCGACGGCGGCGACGCGCAAGCCTAGCCCGGTCTGGCTGCCGATCACCGCGGTCGCGCTGATCGTGGTGGGCATCGGGTGGCTGGTCGTCTACTACCTCTCCGAGCAGGCGTACCCGGTCGCCTCGTGGGGGTACTGGAACCTCGCCGTGGGCTTCGGCGCGATGGTCTCCTCGCTGATCCTGCTCTCCCGCTGGCGCTGA
- a CDS encoding DUF881 domain-containing protein, with amino-acid sequence MEYTSGAASWQKVLRRAVVGLLPRRPRQRRPGWSIGVPLIAAAAGLLFTTTATTAGGTPLREDRRPQLTQLIEDRREQVAASEAKAARLRAGVEEQTGALAGADGPIKAQQDRAAATRQAAGFTALTGNGITIELNDAPRRADQSLPKGASNDDLVVHQSDVQAVVNALWAGGAEAMSIMNVRVLSTSAVRCVGNTLLLHGRVYSPPFKIVAIGDPAAFQRELAASKGVRLFREAVDHYQLGYTETVSAVTVPAFEDSTALQSAKVPR; translated from the coding sequence GTGGAGTACACGTCCGGCGCCGCCTCCTGGCAGAAGGTCCTCCGGCGCGCGGTGGTCGGCCTGCTGCCGCGCCGGCCACGCCAGCGCCGCCCGGGCTGGTCGATCGGCGTACCCCTGATCGCCGCCGCGGCCGGCCTCCTCTTCACCACCACCGCGACCACCGCCGGCGGCACCCCGCTGCGGGAGGACCGGCGGCCCCAGCTCACCCAGTTGATCGAGGACCGGCGCGAGCAGGTCGCGGCCAGCGAGGCGAAGGCCGCCCGGCTGCGCGCCGGGGTCGAGGAGCAGACCGGCGCCCTGGCCGGCGCCGACGGCCCGATCAAGGCGCAGCAGGACCGGGCCGCCGCCACCCGCCAGGCCGCCGGTTTCACCGCGCTCACCGGCAACGGCATCACCATCGAACTGAACGACGCGCCCCGACGCGCCGACCAGAGCCTGCCCAAGGGTGCGAGCAACGACGACCTGGTGGTCCACCAGAGCGACGTCCAGGCCGTCGTGAACGCGCTCTGGGCGGGCGGCGCGGAGGCCATGTCAATCATGAATGTCCGCGTGCTCAGCACCAGCGCGGTACGCTGCGTCGGTAACACTCTGCTGCTGCACGGCCGGGTGTACTCCCCTCCTTTCAAGATCGTGGCAATCGGCGACCCTGCCGCCTTCCAGCGGGAACTCGCCGCGTCCAAGGGAGTCCGGTTGTTCAGGGAAGCCGTCGACCACTACCAACTCGGCTACACCGAGACCGTCTCCGCGGTCACCGTGCCGGCGTTCGAGGACTCGACCGCACTGCAGTCGGCCAAGGTGCCGCGGTGA
- a CDS encoding class E sortase — translation MTRDDPRERDGRHRDPSEDPTAFLPKVDRPAPAPPRPPLDLPWPDQAAPPSATEQPPARQRPPAAPPPAWPGDRNRPPAPTTPPVSPPPTAPQNPAAPRDRRPPGAAQDQHRPAPGRRLDPPTAEVRPSSPGDAPTAFIPPLGDRRDRQRAGNPVEPRRAEGARPTANGPADPGATALIPAVSRPPARPAALDHTALMGAVPPIPDTGDGDPGGTPAEPPQPRRGERVVQLRPEQTGEGYKSVYSELTRPTVGSRLRSIVRGTGEVLITFGLVVLLFAGYEIWGKAVIVDAHQNDLSSQLAQEWGADPTVGPTTGPSAKPKPPAEGKPVAGLYLPKFDKHWVVVEGVSPDDIRYAPGHYPKSAMPGQVGNFAIAGHRIRATFWRLDELRPGDAVVVETQTEWFIYKVYQQRIVKPYQVEVVAPVPGKPKERPTEKLLTLTTCNPKFDNYQRLIIHARLDHVQTKAAGRPAELEG, via the coding sequence GTGACCCGGGACGATCCCCGGGAGCGTGACGGGCGCCATCGCGACCCGAGCGAGGACCCCACCGCCTTCCTCCCGAAGGTCGACCGGCCGGCACCCGCCCCGCCCCGCCCCCCGCTCGACCTGCCCTGGCCGGACCAGGCGGCGCCACCCTCGGCCACCGAGCAGCCGCCGGCGCGACAGCGCCCGCCCGCGGCCCCGCCGCCGGCCTGGCCGGGCGACCGCAACCGCCCGCCCGCCCCCACCACGCCGCCGGTGTCACCGCCACCCACCGCGCCCCAGAACCCCGCCGCCCCCCGCGACCGGCGTCCCCCGGGTGCCGCGCAGGACCAGCACCGGCCGGCCCCCGGGCGCCGACTCGACCCGCCGACCGCCGAGGTACGGCCCTCCAGCCCCGGTGACGCGCCGACCGCGTTCATCCCCCCGCTCGGCGACCGGCGCGATCGCCAGCGGGCCGGGAACCCGGTCGAACCCCGCCGCGCCGAGGGGGCGCGTCCCACGGCGAACGGCCCGGCGGACCCGGGTGCGACCGCGCTGATCCCGGCCGTCAGCCGCCCGCCGGCCCGTCCGGCGGCGCTGGACCACACCGCGCTGATGGGCGCGGTGCCCCCGATCCCGGACACCGGCGACGGCGACCCGGGCGGCACCCCGGCCGAGCCGCCGCAGCCCCGCCGCGGGGAGCGGGTGGTGCAGCTCCGGCCGGAGCAGACCGGCGAGGGATACAAGAGCGTCTACTCCGAGCTGACCCGGCCCACCGTCGGTTCCCGGCTGCGTTCGATCGTGCGCGGCACCGGCGAGGTGCTGATCACCTTCGGCCTGGTGGTGCTGCTCTTCGCCGGCTACGAGATCTGGGGCAAGGCGGTGATCGTCGACGCCCACCAGAACGACCTGAGCAGCCAGCTCGCCCAGGAGTGGGGGGCGGACCCGACGGTCGGGCCGACGACCGGGCCGAGCGCCAAACCGAAGCCGCCCGCCGAGGGCAAGCCGGTCGCCGGGCTCTACCTCCCGAAGTTCGACAAGCACTGGGTGGTGGTCGAGGGGGTCAGCCCGGACGACATCCGGTACGCCCCGGGCCACTACCCGAAGAGCGCCATGCCGGGCCAGGTGGGCAACTTCGCCATCGCCGGGCACCGCATCCGGGCCACCTTCTGGCGCCTCGACGAGTTGCGCCCGGGCGACGCGGTCGTGGTCGAGACGCAGACCGAGTGGTTTATCTACAAGGTCTACCAGCAGCGGATCGTCAAGCCGTACCAGGTCGAGGTCGTCGCGCCGGTGCCGGGCAAGCCGAAAGAGCGGCCGACCGAGAAGCTGCTCACCCTGACGACCTGCAACCCCAAGTTCGACAACTACCAGCGGCTGATCATCCACGCCCGCCTGGACCACGTCCAGACCAAGGCGGCGGGTCGCCCGGCCGAGCTGGAGGGCTGA
- a CDS encoding aminodeoxychorismate/anthranilate synthase component II: protein MRVLVIDNYDSFVFNLVQYLGQLGVECEVRRNDEIDVAEVGRAGADGVLLSPGPGSPDRAGICLDVIKEYAGKLPLFGVCLGHQAIGEAFGATVTRAPELLHGKTSDVRHHGVGVLAGLPDPFTATRYHSLAVLPETLPDELEVTGRTGSGVVMAMRHRTLPIEGVQFHPESVLTEGGHLMLANWLAVCGYPEALERAPELAAEVDARRRAAFAAA, encoded by the coding sequence ATGCGCGTCCTCGTGATCGACAACTACGACTCGTTCGTCTTCAACCTCGTGCAGTACCTGGGCCAGCTCGGCGTGGAGTGCGAGGTGCGGCGCAACGACGAGATCGACGTCGCCGAGGTGGGCCGGGCGGGCGCGGACGGCGTGCTGCTGTCGCCCGGGCCGGGCAGCCCCGACCGCGCCGGCATCTGCCTCGACGTGATCAAGGAGTACGCCGGCAAGCTCCCCCTGTTCGGGGTCTGCCTCGGCCACCAGGCCATCGGTGAGGCGTTCGGCGCGACCGTGACCCGGGCGCCGGAGCTGCTGCACGGCAAGACCTCGGACGTGCGGCACCACGGGGTGGGTGTGCTCGCCGGCCTGCCCGACCCGTTCACCGCCACCCGCTACCACTCGCTCGCCGTGCTGCCCGAGACGCTGCCCGACGAGCTGGAGGTCACCGGCCGGACCGGCTCCGGCGTGGTCATGGCCATGCGGCACCGCACCCTCCCGATCGAGGGCGTCCAGTTCCACCCCGAGTCGGTGCTGACCGAGGGTGGCCACCTCATGCTGGCCAACTGGCTGGCCGTCTGCGGTTACCCCGAGGCCCTGGAGCGGGCCCCGGAGCTCGCCGCCGAGGTCGACGCCCGCCGCCGGGCCGCGTTCGCCGCAGCCTGA
- the pknB gene encoding Stk1 family PASTA domain-containing Ser/Thr kinase, with product MTAQARLLGGRYQVGELLGYGGMAEVHRGRDLRLGRDVAIKMLRADLARDATFQMRFRREAQNAASLNHPAIVAVYDTGEETAPTGETLPFIVMEFVNGRTLKEVLGAEGRLQPRRALEICADMCAALEFSHRHGIIHRDIKPGNVMLTQTGQVKVMDFGIARALASGATTMTQTSAVIGTAQYLSPEQARGEAVDARSDVYAAGCVLFELLCGHPPFVGDSPVSVAYQHVREQPPTPSTINPDVNPAVDAIVLKALSKNPLNRYQSAGEMRADLLRAAAGRPVLATPVMPVEETMPMAPAGAGGYQQTQVMGPQTRQQPPARVGDARKRKSSAWVIATFAALGVLAVIALATALWLNQTGAEKVNVPQLQGRTQAEAQAALTQAGLRFTAGDPVQNATCQRGTVVGQDPAFNQRVEKNTAVTVQICGGPKQVTIPDGLVNSQFKNVKQQLEKLDLRVDSDDVDSSLPMGTVVDVDPNEGSTVSAGTEVKVKVSRGNVNEVPDVVGFPEDQAVRLLENAGYKVRTLEGEEVTPDKAGKVSRQTPKGNTKLARNERVTIYVDVPAPEPTDSASPGTPSPGTTPTTPGTGGGGGFPFPTTPPGRFDQP from the coding sequence ATGACAGCGCAGGCCCGCCTGCTCGGTGGCAGGTACCAGGTCGGCGAGCTGCTCGGCTACGGCGGCATGGCGGAGGTGCACCGCGGTCGCGATCTCCGGCTCGGTCGGGATGTCGCGATCAAGATGCTCCGGGCCGACCTGGCCCGGGACGCGACCTTCCAGATGCGGTTCCGCCGGGAGGCGCAGAACGCCGCCTCGCTGAACCACCCGGCCATCGTCGCCGTGTACGACACCGGCGAGGAGACCGCCCCGACCGGCGAGACGCTGCCGTTCATCGTCATGGAGTTCGTCAACGGGCGGACCCTCAAGGAGGTGCTCGGCGCCGAGGGCCGGCTCCAGCCGCGCCGGGCGCTGGAGATCTGCGCCGACATGTGCGCGGCGCTGGAGTTCAGCCACCGGCACGGGATCATCCACCGGGACATCAAACCCGGCAACGTCATGCTCACCCAGACCGGCCAGGTCAAGGTGATGGACTTCGGCATCGCCCGGGCGCTGGCCAGCGGCGCCACCACGATGACGCAGACCAGCGCGGTCATCGGCACGGCACAGTACCTCTCTCCCGAGCAGGCGCGCGGCGAGGCGGTCGACGCCCGCTCCGACGTCTACGCGGCCGGCTGCGTGCTCTTCGAGCTGCTCTGCGGGCACCCGCCGTTCGTCGGTGACAGCCCGGTCAGCGTCGCCTACCAGCACGTACGGGAGCAGCCGCCCACGCCGAGCACCATCAACCCGGACGTCAACCCCGCCGTGGACGCCATCGTCCTCAAGGCGCTCTCCAAGAACCCGCTGAACCGCTACCAGAGCGCCGGCGAGATGCGGGCGGACCTGCTCCGCGCCGCCGCCGGCCGGCCGGTGCTGGCCACCCCGGTCATGCCCGTCGAGGAGACCATGCCGATGGCGCCGGCCGGTGCCGGCGGCTACCAGCAGACCCAGGTGATGGGCCCGCAGACCCGCCAGCAGCCGCCGGCCCGGGTCGGTGACGCGCGCAAGCGGAAGAGCTCGGCCTGGGTGATCGCGACCTTCGCCGCGCTCGGCGTGCTCGCGGTGATCGCCCTGGCCACCGCCCTCTGGCTCAACCAGACCGGCGCCGAGAAGGTGAACGTGCCGCAGCTGCAGGGCCGGACCCAGGCGGAGGCGCAGGCCGCGCTCACCCAGGCCGGGCTGCGGTTCACGGCCGGCGACCCGGTGCAGAATGCCACCTGCCAGAGGGGCACCGTGGTCGGTCAGGATCCGGCCTTCAACCAGCGGGTGGAGAAGAACACCGCGGTCACGGTCCAGATCTGCGGCGGCCCGAAGCAGGTCACCATCCCGGACGGGCTGGTGAACTCGCAGTTCAAGAACGTGAAGCAGCAGCTGGAGAAGCTGGACCTCAGGGTCGATTCCGACGACGTCGACAGCAGCCTGCCCATGGGGACCGTTGTCGACGTCGATCCCAATGAGGGCAGCACGGTCTCCGCGGGGACCGAGGTGAAGGTCAAGGTTTCTCGGGGCAACGTCAACGAGGTGCCCGACGTTGTCGGCTTCCCCGAGGACCAGGCGGTCCGGCTGCTGGAGAACGCCGGCTACAAGGTGCGGACGCTGGAAGGCGAGGAGGTCACGCCGGACAAGGCCGGCAAGGTCAGCCGACAGACTCCCAAGGGCAATACGAAGCTGGCTCGGAACGAGCGGGTGACGATCTATGTGGACGTCCCCGCGCCGGAGCCGACCGACAGCGCCAGCCCGGGCACCCCGTCGCCGGGCACGACGCCGACGACCCCGGGCACCGGGGGCGGCGGGGGCTTCCCGTTCCCGACCACGCCGCCCGGCCGGTTCGACCAGCCCTGA